One stretch of Kluyveromyces marxianus DMKU3-1042 DNA, complete genome, chromosome 8 DNA includes these proteins:
- the GDS1 gene encoding Gds1p gives MSIPTVDDDIIANSKSPLFDASTLGGNTQPSVKSESGKTKPGKTESKVKKNGSSSFTSSQLTETVSISKTIPVTGERPKPGNEGPILNEDDVLYAIFVILWESDPNQQGMTVKQLCDLLLEKHPDMNNLSTKLSNLISAKLNAYVKKVEKGEKGLVYSLSREWSDASPRRMVYIYRGILAPDYEKHAQAAAALVAASSNLSDQGSGSLGKNKLKGKKHSNKNSQDMSFESDGTQRVDIKDGIVPRSSSALGGMKSSNFSTGNFVNDFNIPYMSSPVSVSLAPKLGELPLSTMNHELDIDSHSSHAGKRLSSMYQNRAYKKQKTDAMKIHETPGSVQNVQGQPQAYLTIAGSTPRLSKSSLKHNDGISTAAASEAAQTVAEILRTAITQNPIVISPKSSKSSSPFSSTSQDSDKSSVDNNNCKWLQSLREGFLLKEIPTPESLSPDDFDEFFA, from the coding sequence ATGTCTATCCCCACTGTGGACGATGATATCATTGCTAATTCAAAATCTCCTCTATTCGATGCTAGTACATTAGGTGGTAATACTCAACCTTCTGTTAAGTCTGAATCAGGTAAAACTAAACCTGGCAAGACTGAATcaaaagtgaaaaagaacGGCTCAAGTTCTTTTACTTCCTCTCAGTTAACGGAAACCGTTTCCATATCTAAAACAATACCAGTTACAGGTGAGAGACCCAAGCCAGGTAATGAAGGACCAATTCtaaatgaagatgatgtaTTATACGCAATATTCGTTATATTATGGGAAAGTGATCCCAATCAACAGGGTATGACTGTTAAGCAACTCTGCGATTTGTTACTCGAGAAACATCCTGACATGAATAACCTTTCAACTAAATTATCGAATTTAATCTCAGCAAAACTTAACGCCTATGTTaagaaagttgaaaagGGAGAAAAAGGACTAGTTTATTCACTTTCTCGTGAATGGTCAGATGCTTCGCCTAGAAGAATGGTGTACATTTATCGTGGTATCCTTGCTCCTGATTATGAAAAGCATGCTCAGGCAGCAGCTGCCCTTGTAGCTGCTTCATCTAACTTATCTGATCAAGGATCTGGTTCTCTTGGCAAGAATAAATTAAAAGGTAAGAAACattccaacaaaaactcaCAAGATATGAGTTTTGAATCAGATGGTACTCAGAGAGTAGACATTAAGGACGGTATTGTTCCTAGGAGTTCTAGTGCATTAGGTGGTATGAAGTCATCTAATTTTTCAACTGGAAACTTCGTCAATGACTTCAATATTCCTTATATGTCTTCTCCGGTTTCCGTCAGCTTGGCTCCAAAGCTAGGAGAACTTCCTTTGTCTACGATGAATCATGAATTGGACATTGATTCTCACAGTTCACACGCGGGAAAAAGACTTTCATCCATGTATCAAAATCGTGCTTATAAAAAGCAGAAAACTGACGCAATGAAGATACATGAGACTCCTGGTTCGGTTCAAAATGTACAGGGGCAACCCCAAGCATATTTAACTATTGCGGGATCAACACCTAGGCTTTCAAAGAGCTCGCTAAAACATAATGATGGTATTTctacagcagcagcctCGGAAGCGGCTCAAACAGTTGCCGAAATCCTTAGAACAGCGATCACTCAAAATCCCATCGTTATTTCCCCCAAGTCATCAAAATCCTCCTCTCCATTTTCTTCTACTAGTCAGGACAGCGACAAAAGTTCTGTggataataataattgtAAATGGTTGCAATCCTTGCGGGAAggtttcttgttgaaagaaatccCAACACCCGAATCGCTATCTCCAgatgattttgatgagTTTTTTGCATGA
- the CLN3 gene encoding cyclin CLN3, translating into MTVSTQEMSNYNYMNCIRRSVWNEKASNPKLIEMELKSHKATINENASTIFSKLVENEANTKISMKCFKSQPEITYQMRSLIFDFIMCCHIRLKLSTPTLFLSFNIIDRYCSKIIVKSSTYQLLGLCSLWLASKYTDKKQKIPSLPTLQSLCCDQYTKEQFKEMELHICQSLNWTMCHGPSLDSFLDILIRSRTFQNENTDCVAMKLGALILSQLVCFNLSITFNHSPSSIALACLFITKFSLLSSRFNTFMNFETMVSNEKLDPQLVTLMKTILESINESEIPSSFRLRYYSNDVQHPVMKCLFSYKASWTEHLSRNAVYSTLLSPLVPDFNQETSPSSKTQQMDSTKWMQIPPTPSTTPSTPTFSKATKPAASLSHNGTGLSFRRHSKRDSSLMDIDFFEEETIQYAKKGRVGEC; encoded by the coding sequence ATGACAGTGTCTACTCAAGAAATGTCAAACTACAATTATATGAATTGCATAAGAAGATCAGTTTGGAATGAAAAAGCTTCTAATCCAAAACTGATCGAAATGGAATTAAAATCCCATAAAGCTACGATTAATGAAAATGCATCTACGATTTTCTCTAAACTGGTTGAAAATGAAGCAAACACAAAGATATCCATGAAGTGCTTTAAATCACAGCCTGAAATTACTTATCAGATGAGAAGCCTTATTTTTGACTTTATCATGTGCTGTCACATCAGATTGAAACTTTCAACCCCAACTTTGTTTTTAAGTTTCAACATTATCGATAGGTACTGCTCTAAAATTATCGTTAAATCGTCTACGTATCAACTATTGGGCTTGTGCTCTTTATGGCTGGCTTCCAAATACACCGataagaagcaaaagattCCCTCGTTACCCACCTTGCAGAGTCTTTGCTGTGATCAATACACCAAAGAACAATTCAAGGAAATGGAATTGCACATCTGCCAAAGTCTCAATTGGACTATGTGCCACGGGCCTAGCTTAGATTCCTTCTTGGATATCTTAATTAGATCAAGAACATtccaaaatgaaaacacGGATTGTGTCGCTATGAAGTTGGGTGCGCTAATCCTTTCACAATTGGTCTGTTTCAATCTATCGATCACTTTCAACCATTCTCCAAGCTCTATAGCTTTGGCATGTCTATTCATTACTAAGTTTTCTTTACTATCATCTAGATTCAACACTTTTATGAATTTTGAGACCATGGTCTCTAACGAAAAATTAGATCCTCAGTTAGTGACTCTGATGAAAACTATCTTGGAGAGTATTAATGAGAGCGAAATTCCCTCTAGTTTCAGGCTAAGGTATTACTCCAATGACGTTCAGCACCCAGTTATGAAGTGTCTATTTAGCTACAAGGCCTCTTGGACAGAACACTTGTCCAGAAACGCTGTCTACTCTACATTATTGTCTCCTCTAGTTCCTGATTTCAATCAAGAgacatcaccatcatcaaaGACCCAACAAATGGACTCCACTAAATGGATGCAAATTCCTCCTACTCCAAGTACTACTCCATCTACTCCAACGTTTTCCAAAGCTACAAAACCTGCCGCATCATTGTCGCATAACGGCACCGGTCTCTCCTTCAGAAGACACTCTAAAAGAGACTCTTCACTTATGGATATagacttctttgaagaagagacaaTACAATATGCTAAGAAAGGGAGAGTAGGTGAATGCTAA
- the CDC24 gene encoding Rho family guanine nucleotide exchange factor CDC24, with translation MVVNSNPSVSNVSLSSTRSSNTQLLMNKRVTAQDSLYFMCKCVKKRLEYLPQLQPYLNLAHSSAEILTEHQALLLSQKQQQQIQQQSQSKSQRGSQYEVGSGNGNGRSSSSSTLHRDSSFSATSFGDDSEQSQSFNMEDTLLTFSVGIAPISVDCDPVTQLSKLFQQGSPLCIIFNAVRPQNKLTVVSSDDMKICKKSIYDFILGLKQHFAFNDEELFTISDVFSNSTDHFLKVLDVVNTLLNAAPEIFPAISTDSLLEAQRLAKPQTEYDKIVKEFIETERKYVHDLEILNKYRKQLLDNQVINSEELYMLFPNLNDIIDFQRRFLVSLEVNGQVPPQKQRIGALFLHSKYFFKLYEPWSIGQNAAIDFISSSFDKISPGNTNFVIGNKMELQSFLLKPVQRLCRYPLLLKDLLENAESETKELELALSIAKSIARNINENQRRTENYEVVKRLYGRVVNWKGYRIAKFGELLYFDKISISTSSGNEPEKDFEVYLFEKIILLFSEVTQKKGSSISLKKKNNSSSMLHLPSSSNNNSNDFAKNSGKLDLRGRIMIVNLTQVTPIENHSLNIIWESTKEKGNFILKFKNEETRNNWENCLHQLLRQIRSESFKSINTNSDMSSMSSPVQYSHNSVASIGSTLTRQISEVLPKSHMSNARQSFASEYRSISENYKNSIPETMLLLRVSFNNDFYTVLVNLEFSADEVLQAIKKKLTHLGTITKVKYQDEDGDFVMLESDDDWYVVKDMLKESNERLLNVWAYTN, from the coding sequence ATGGTGGTTAATTCGAACCCCTCGGTTTCGAATGTGTCTCTTTCGAGTACGCGGTCTAGCAACACACAATTGTTGATGAACAAGCGTGTAACTGCACAGGATTCACTGTATTTCATGTGTAAATGTGTCAAGAAAAGACTAGAATACTTGCCGCAGCTTCAACCGTACTTAAACCTGGCGCATTCTAGTGCTGAAATATTAACAGAGCATCAAGCACTTTTATTATcgcagaagcagcagcagcagataCAGCAGCAGTCCCAATCCAAGTCCCAACGGGGATCTCAATATGAGGTTGGAAGCGGAAATGGGAACGGTAGGAGTTCCTCTTCTAGCACTTTGCATAGAGACTCCAGCTTTTCCGCTACTAGCTTTGGGGATGACTCTGAACAATCACAATCCTTTAACATGGAAGATACTTTACTGACCTTTTCGGTGGGCATTGCACCAATATCTGTGGATTGCGACCCCGTGACCCAGCTCTCAAAGCTCTTTCAACAAGGGTCGCCGCTTTGTATAATTTTCAATGCTGTAAGGCCGCAGAATAAACTCACCGTTGTATCATCTGACGATATGAAGATATGCAAGAAATCTATCTACGACTTTATTCTCGGGTTAAAACAACACTTTGCAtttaatgatgaagaactcTTCACAATTTCTGATGTCTTTTCTAACTCTACAGACCATTTCTTAAAGGTATTGGATGTTGTCAATACACTACTTAATGCAGCTCCTGAAATATTTCCCGCTATCAGCACAGACTCCTTACTTGAAGCACAGCGTCTCGCAAAACCTCAAACGGAATATGACAAAATTGTAAAAGAGTTTATCGAAACAGAACGGAAATACGTGCATGATCTAGAAATCTTGAATAAGTACAGGAAGCAGCTTCTAGACAACCAGGTGATCAACTCAGAAGAACTGTATATGTTATTCCCAAACTTAAATGATATCATTGATTTCCAAAGAAGATTCCTCGTATCCCTTGAGGTTAATGGCCAGGTACCTCCTCAAAAGCAAAGGATTGGTGCTCTATTCCTGCATTCAAAGTACTTCTTTAAATTGTATGAACCATGGTCCATTGGTCAAAATGCTGCTATAGACTTCATATCGTCCAGCTTCGATAAAATAAGCCCCGGAAATACGAACTTTGTCATTGGAAATAAAATGGAACTTCAATCTTTCCTCCTAAAACCGGTGCAAAGATTATGTAGATATCCTTTACTTCTAAAGGATTTACTAGAAAATGCTGAAAGCGAAACAAAGGAGTTAGAGCTAGCGTTAAGCATTGCAAAGAGTATTGCAAGGAACataaatgaaaatcaaAGGAGAACAGAAAACTATGAAGTGGTTAAACGGCTATATGGACGTGTCGTAAATTGGAAAGGTTATCGCATCGCCAAATTTGGTGAACTTTTATATTTCGACAAAATATCGATTTCGACTAGCAGCGGAAATGAGCCAGAAAAGGATTTCGAAGTTTATCTTTTCGAAAAAATCATTCTGCTCTTTAGTGAGGTAACGCAGAAAAAGGGCAGCTCTATTAGTcttaagaagaaaaataattcaTCTTCCATGCTACATTTGCCTAGCTCTTCTAATAACAATTCTAATGACTTCGCCAAAAATTCAGGGAAATTGGATCTACGTGGCCGTATCATGATTGTCAATCTAACTCAAGTAACTCCAATCGAGAATCACTctttaaatataatatgGGAATCAACAAAGGAGAAAGGTAACTTCATtctcaaattcaaaaatgaagaaacGCGTAATAACTGGGAAAACTGTTTACACCAACTTCTACGTCAAATACGTAGtgaatctttcaaaagtATTAACACTAACAGCGATATGTCTTCAATGTCATCTCCAGTTCAATATTCTCATAATAGTGTAGCGTCCATTGGAAGTACTCTAACAAGACAAATTTCAGAAGTGCTTCCGAAAAGCCACATGTCCAATGCGCGTCAATCATTTGCAAGTGAATATAGATCCATATCAGAAAATTATAAGAATTCCATCCCAGAGACCATGCTATTACTTAGggtttctttcaacaatgaTTTCTACACGGTGTTAGTGAATTTAGAATTCTCTGCTGATGAAGTACTTCAGGcgataaagaaaaaattgacTCACCTTGGAACCATTACCAAGGTTAAGTACCAAGATGAGGATGGTGATTTTGTCATGCTAGAAAGTGACGATGACTGGTATGTGGTGAAAGACATGTTGAAGGAAAGTAACGAGCGATTATTAAATGTATGGGCATACACTAATTGA
- the CIR2 gene encoding electron-transferring-flavoprotein dehydrogenase encodes MTHEQQEMLTMERPVDKVDICIVGGGPAGLAAAIKFKQLDNERGNGDLRVVVLEKAPDMGSHIVSGVILEPKALRELFPESEYYDENGEGIPLPEELVTKVESEQLKYLMGNMAFPVPEPPQMVNKNKNYIASLSQVVRYLAEQAEELGVEVFPGISVSEVIYGEDGKSVLGVATKDMGISKTGEPKDTFERGMEFHARQTFFAEGCHGSLSKEVINKFKLREGRNNQTYGLGIKEVWEVKPENFHKGFVAHTMGYPLSNYVYGGGFMYHFGEGLVTVGLVVGLDYKNPYVSPYQEFQKMKHHPYYKKILDGGTCISYAARALNEGGLQSVPKLHFPGGCLIGASAGFMNVPKIKGTHTAMKSGMLAAEKAFEEIIKLPSLSELEESETEQLVEKPINLVSYETAFRESWIYQELNEVRNIRPSFGNPILGGYGGMVYSGLESFILKGRVPWTFNHHASDATLTKPADQCKPIDYPKPDGKISFDILTSVSRTGTYHDDDEKCHLRVPEQDLEKHAKEAYPKWKGIESRFCPAGVYEYVEDEASPLGVKFQINSQNCIHCKTCDIKVPTQDINWEVPEGGDGPKYTIT; translated from the coding sequence ATGACTCATGAACAGCAAGAAATGCTTACTATGGAAAGACCAGTTGACAAAGTTGATATCTGTATTGTCGGCGGTGGTCCAGCTGGATTAGCTGCTGCAATTAAATTCAAACAACTGGATAATGAACGTGGTAATGGAGATTTGAGAGTTGTTGTTTTAGAAAAGGCACCTGACATGGGATCACATATTGTTTCTGGTGTCATTTTAGAGCCAAAAGCCCTAAGAGAATTGTTCCCAGAAAGTGAATACTACGACGAGAACGGTGAAGGAATTCCGTTGCCTGAGGAGCTTGTGACTAAAGTTGAAAGCGAACAgttgaaatatttgatgGGAAATATGGCCTTCCCAGTACCTGAACCACCTCAGATGgtgaacaaaaacaaaaactataTTGCGTCATTGTCTCAAGTTGTCAGATATTTGGCAGAACAGGCAGAAGAACTAGGAGTTGAGGTCTTTCCTGGTATATCTGTTTCCGAAGTTATCTATGGGGAAGATGGGAAATCTGTGCTTGGTGTTGCTACGAAGGATATGGGTATCTCAAAGACAGGTGAACCAAAGGACACTTTTGAAAGAGGTATGGAATTCCATGCCAGACAAACTTTCTTTGCTGAAGGTTGTCACGGATCCTTATCCAAAGAAGTTatcaacaagttcaagCTAAGAGAAGGTAGAAATAATCAAACTTATGGTCTAGGTATCAAAGAAGTTTGGGAGGTTAAACCTGAAAATTTCCACAAAGGTTTTGTTGCACACACTATGGGATACCCATTGAGTAATTATGTCTACGGTGGTGGTTTCATGTATCATTTTGGCGAAGGCTTAGTCACTGTTGGTTTGGTGGTAGGTTTGGATTACAAGAACCCATATGTGTCACCATATCAagaattccaaaagatGAAGCATCATCCATACTACAAAAAGATACTAGACGGAGGTACTTGTATATCATATGCAGCAAGAGCTTTGAACGAAGGTGGGTTACAGTCAGTTCCAAAGTTACACTTCCCTGGTGGTTGTTTGATAGGTGCTTCAGCAGGTTTCATGAACGTTCCGAAGATTAAGGGTACCCACACTGCAATGAAGAGTGGTATGCTAGCTGCTGAAAAGGCATTCGAAGAAATCATTAAACTACCTTCACTCTCTGAActagaagaaagtgaaacAGAACAGCTTGTAGAAAAACCAATCAACTTAGTATCGTATGAAACAGCTTTCAGGGAATCGTGGATATATCAAGAGCTAAATGAAGTTCGTAATATTAGACCCTCATTTGGAAATCCAATATTGGGCGGATATGGTGGTATGGTATATTCTGGTCTTGAATCTTTTATCCTAAAAGGAAGAGTCCCTTGGACTTTTAATCATCATGCTTCTGATGCAACCTTAACAAAACCAGCTGACCAATGTAAACCAATTGACTATCCAAAGCCTGATGGAAAAATTTCGTTCGATATTTTGACTTCGGTTTCAAGAACTGGTACATAtcatgatgatgacgaaaaGTGCCACTTGAGAGTTCCAGAACAAGATCTTGAAAAGCATGCAAAAGAGGCTTATCCTAAATGGAAGGGAATTGAGTCCAGATTCTGCCCTGCCGGTGTGTATGAATATGTGGAGGATGAAGCGTCACCATTAGGAGTGAAGTTCCAAATTAACTCTCAAAATTGTATTCATTGCAAAACTTGTGACATTAAGGTTCCAACTCAAGATATCAATTGGGAAGTTCCTGAAGGTGGTGATGGTCCAAAATATACCATTACCTAA
- the ERV46 gene encoding retrograde cargo receptor ERV46 gives MIKKSTLLSVDAFGKTEEDVRVRTRTGGLITVSCIFVTLILLINEWKNFNTIVNRPELVVDRDRHLKLDLNLDVTFPNMPCNVLNLDILDDSGEFQLNLLESGFTKIRISPEGKELNKQKFEVGENSPTKDTSTEEGYCGPCYGARDQSKNDELPADQRVCCQTCEDVRNAYSENGWAFKDGQGVEQCEREGYVQSINKRINEGCRVQGRAQLNRIQGSIHFGPGKSMHNFRGHFHDTSLYEKHSHLNFNHIINKLTFGETPSQADSLLLNSVSLSPLDGREVLPERDTHLYEFSYFCKIIPTRFEFLDGKKVETTQFSSTYHDRPLRGGRDEDHPTTVHSAGGVPGLFFNFEMSPLKVINREEHAISWSGFLLNCITSIGGVLAVGTVVDKITYRAQKTIWGKKSS, from the coding sequence ATGATCAAGAAATCTACACTCCTTTCGGTGGATGCTTTTGggaaaacagaagaagatgtacGTGTTCGTACTAGAACTGGTGGGTTGATCACGGTATCCTGCATTTTTGTAACATTAATACTGTTGATAAACGAGTGGAAGAACTTTAATACGATTGTCAACAGACCTGAGCTAGTGGTGGATCGTGATCGCCACCTGAAGTTGGACTTAAATTTGGACGTTACGTTCCCAAATATGCCATGCAACGTTTTGaatcttgatattcttgatGATTCTGGTGAGTTCCAGCTAAATTTGCTCGAATCCGGTTTTACAAAGATCCGCATTAGCCCTGAGGGCAAGGAATTAAACAAGCAGAAGTTCGAAGTAGGCGAGAATTCTCCAACAAAGGATACATCAACAGAGGAAGGTTACTGTGGACCATGTTATGGCGCACGTGATCAGTCAAAGAACGACGAATTGCCTGCCGACCAACGTGTATGTTGTCAGACGTGTGAAGATGTGCGTAACGCATATAGCGAGAATGGTTGGGCGTTCAAGGACGGGCAAGGTGTAGAACAATGTGAACGTGAAGGATACGTTCAATccatcaacaaaagaatcaatGAAGGGTGTCGTGTACAGGGTAGGGCTCAATTGAATAGAATTCAAGGTAGCATCCATTTTGGTCCTGGCAAATCGATGCACAACTTCCGTGGACACTTCCACGACACGTCGTTATATGAGAAGCACTCACACCTCAATTTCAATCATATAATTAACAAGCTAACTTTCGGTGAAACTCCAAGCCAGGCAGACAGCTTGCTGCTGAATTCCGTCTCATTGTCACCATTGGATGGCCGTGAAGTACTCCCAGAACGAGACACGCATTTGTACGAGTTCTCATACTTTTGTAAGATTATTCCTACGAGATTTGAGTTTTTAGACGGGAAGAAAGTAGAGACAACGCAGTTCAGCTCCACTTATCATGATAGACCACTGAGGGGAGGTCGTGATGAAGACCACCCAACTACTGTACACTCCGCAGGAGGAGTACCAggtcttttcttcaactttgaGATGTCTCCACTCAAAGTTATCAATAGAGAAGAACACGCTATTTCCTGGTCTGGATTCCTATTGAATTGTATCACAAGTATAGGTGGTGTTCTTGCGGTCGGTACAGTTGTAGATAAGATCACATACAGAGCACAGAAAACCATATGGGGCAAAAAGTCTTCATAG
- a CDS encoding jmjC domain-containing protein 4, translated as MSKRATIAVESNELKKLKDANSLLDSNYNGFKVLEDGIELDTIPIPKTPTEIRQFYNEYVKKRKPCRFSERVDSFDWDLLKPENIKNLLDNTTLQIEKKTDGGFGSGSKRLAMDFYDFLDSLAAGNYDLYLTTQYAEHEVIDKCPKNQNTDEGSEEEIEGEEEDDDEEEETGVYAFPDNASDVSSTDSINFNDLHDDFEEMEEEDEGFEDLSYLVKELYQPPLDTLISSIPEQLPFLKLIPQQINLWIGAAKEQEDNQAFLKDFDPDDKKLGLGRNVPGGGSSSGLHHDHADNIYIPIKGHKRFTLFAPSDVSKMYTVGDVDELYDTGIINYKRNEKSPQWNKLRRDGAIETLYAEHRLEDPNISEEERKIMENILNDDNANQKDLSSSENVNHLDPPSFSTIPPTVVHLDKVVDEVTRKNIEKVSRKKWPEFFNAHRITVDLKPGEMLYLPTGWFHEVTSFGFREPSEDSSDIHVAVNYWLMPPTGDSIESMYSDDYWQTYFQSVSNALKEARRGAH; from the coding sequence ATGTCAAAAAGGGCTACTATTGCAGTTGAAAGTAAtgagttgaagaaactcAAAGATGCGAACTCTTTATTAGATTCTAATTATAACGGATTCAAGGTTTTGGAAGATGGAATTGAACTTGATACCATACCAATTCCTAAAACCCCAACTGAAATAAGACAGTTCTATAATGAATATgtcaagaagagaaaaccCTGCAGGTTTTCAGAAAGAGTTGACAGTTTTGATTGGGATTTGTTAAAGCCagaaaacatcaagaatTTACTTGATAACACCACACTTCAGATCGAAAAGAAGACCGATGGTGGTTTTGGTTCAGGTAGCAAGAGACTTGCAATGGACTTTTATGattttcttgattctttggCCGCTGGAAATTATGATCTATATTTGACAACCCAGTACGCTGAGCATGAGGTGATTGATAAATGCCCgaagaatcaaaatacTGATGAGGgtagtgaagaagaaattgaaggagaagaagaagatgatgatgaggaggaAGAGACTGGAGTGTATGCGTTTCCCGATAATGCTTCCGACGTTAGTTCTACAGACTCCATAAATTTCAATGATCTTCatgatgattttgaagaaatggaagaagaagatgaaggttTTGAAGATCTTTCCTATTTAGTTAAAGAGCTTTATCAACCACCTTTGGATACTTTGATTAGCAGTATACCTGAACAATTGCCATTCCTGAAATTAATTCCTCAGCAAATCAACCTTTGGATAGGTGCGGccaaagaacaagaggaTAATCAAGCATTTTTAAAAGATTTCGATCCCGATGACAAGAAGTTAGGGCTTGGCAGAAACGTACCTGGTGGTGGGTCTTCCTCAGGGCTTCATCATGATCATGCAGACAACATTTACATACCTATAAAGGGTCACAAAAGATTTACGCTTTTTGCTCCTTCAGATGTTTCAAAAATGTACACTGTGGGTGACGTCGATGAGTTATATGATACCGGAATCATaaactacaaaagaaatgaaaagtCCCCTCAATGGAACAAACTAAGGCGCGATGGTGCGATCGAGACTCTCTATGCAGAACACAGGCTAGAAGATCCTAATATCTcagaagaggaaagaaagattaTGGAGAATATCCTAAACGACGACAACGcaaatcaaaaagattTGTCGTCTTCGGAAAATGTAAATCATTTAGATCCGCCATCATTTTCTACAATTCCACCTACTGTGGTTCATTTAGATAAGGTAGTTGATGAAGTTACTAGAaagaatattgaaaaggtttcaagaaagaagtggCCAGAATTTTTTAACGCCCATAGAATTACCGTAGATTTAAAACCTGGGGAAATGTTGTATTTACCTACTGGTTGGTTCCATGAAGTTACATCATTCGGATTTAGAGAACCTTCGGAGGATTCAAGCGATATACATGTTGCAGTAAACTACTGGTTAATGCCTCCAACCGGAGATTCTATTGAATCCATGTATTCGGATGACTATTGGCAAACCTATTTCCAAAGTGTGTCTAACGCTTTAAAGGAGGCCAGAAGGGGAGCCCACTAG